From the genome of Oscillospiraceae bacterium, one region includes:
- a CDS encoding PHP domain-containing protein, with the protein MKFIVDSDLHIHSKLSDCSKDDGQTTERILKYAKDNGLKTVCVTDHFWDESVETDDNWYRPQNYQHVVQSKPLPQTEGVRFLFGCETELNRFLTLGISPEKYDLFDFIIAPTTHMHNTYALLEEELVDAKSRAKAWVKRLDAVLNMDLPFHKVGIPHLTCGLIAPTREELLEVFTLLPQEELIRLFTKAAKLGVGIELNSYDMDFKDEEADTVLRIYRIAKKCNCKFYCGSDAHHPETLDNAKRIFERAIDLLELTEDDKFII; encoded by the coding sequence TGTTGACAGTGATTTACACATTCACTCAAAGCTTTCAGATTGTTCTAAGGATGACGGACAGACAACGGAAAGAATTTTGAAGTATGCAAAGGACAATGGGTTAAAAACTGTATGTGTAACCGATCATTTTTGGGATGAGAGTGTTGAAACTGATGACAATTGGTATAGACCGCAGAATTATCAGCATGTGGTACAGTCGAAGCCGTTGCCGCAGACAGAGGGTGTTCGTTTTCTTTTCGGCTGTGAAACTGAGCTTAACAGGTTTCTGACATTGGGAATTTCTCCTGAAAAGTATGATTTATTTGATTTTATAATTGCACCTACTACGCATATGCATAATACATATGCTTTGCTTGAAGAAGAGCTTGTTGATGCAAAAAGCAGGGCTAAAGCTTGGGTAAAACGTCTGGATGCAGTGCTTAATATGGATTTGCCTTTCCATAAAGTCGGCATTCCTCATTTGACCTGCGGATTGATAGCGCCTACAAGAGAGGAGCTATTGGAGGTATTTACATTATTACCCCAAGAGGAGCTTATAAGACTGTTTACCAAGGCAGCAAAGCTTGGTGTAGGAATAGAACTGAATTCTTACGATATGGACTTTAAGGACGAAGAAGCGGATACCGTTTTGAGAATTTACAGAATAGCTAAGAAGTGTAACTGTAAGTTCTATTGTGGAAGTGATGCACATCATCCCGAAACGCTTGATAATGCAAAAAGAATTTTTGAAAGAGCAATAGACTTACTTGAGCTTACTGAAGATGATAAATTTATAATTTAA